The following proteins come from a genomic window of Pelagicoccus albus:
- a CDS encoding UDP-N-acetylmuramoyl-tripeptide--D-alanyl-D-alanine ligase codes for MDTIDASDFESWTSGQWRNGFPSKMAGLVNDSRKVQPGFLFAAIKTQARDGHDFLNTALEAGASGAIVNRFQTEVEIPQLLVSDVQKALRAAARGYRETWKAKVIGITGSCGKTTCKELLACLLSDSETLSTLGNLNNLLGVPMSILKPQGQTAEFAVLEAGISEPGEMELLEECIQPEIGIITSIGPAHLQDLGSVEGVAKEKGKLLKGSRLEIAFVGSTCMPYLKQIDCSKAVVVEPDEELSKLWSYRFETSDGRTRHWQNIEGTVREFEYGGTGAGLASNAALAIAAASHLGRGWETVAESLRDWRPAQMRNEWRKLGDWKVFVDCYNANPLSMRDSLDTFVRETSGEEARFYLIGCMEELGGESKRLHEELGRAIPFRKQDFLLVIGGEASSVLHGMKCAGRATDNCIAIETAEEATEQLRNFSGNVFLKGSRKYRLESVLPVLQGGAAC; via the coding sequence GTGGATACGATCGATGCGAGCGACTTTGAGTCTTGGACGTCTGGCCAATGGCGAAACGGATTCCCCAGCAAGATGGCTGGATTGGTGAACGACTCCCGGAAGGTTCAGCCGGGTTTCCTCTTTGCCGCTATCAAAACGCAGGCTCGCGACGGACACGATTTTTTGAATACAGCCTTGGAGGCGGGTGCTTCGGGAGCGATCGTAAATAGATTTCAAACGGAAGTTGAGATCCCGCAGCTTTTAGTTTCCGATGTGCAAAAGGCCCTCAGGGCTGCTGCTAGGGGATATCGCGAGACCTGGAAAGCCAAGGTGATCGGGATTACCGGCAGTTGTGGAAAGACGACTTGCAAGGAACTGCTCGCCTGCTTGCTCTCGGATAGCGAAACGCTCAGCACTCTCGGCAACTTAAACAACTTGCTGGGAGTTCCTATGAGTATTCTCAAGCCGCAAGGTCAGACAGCGGAGTTTGCGGTTTTGGAAGCTGGAATTTCCGAGCCTGGTGAAATGGAGCTACTAGAGGAGTGCATCCAGCCGGAAATCGGGATTATCACTTCGATAGGTCCCGCCCATCTACAGGATTTAGGTTCCGTCGAAGGCGTGGCGAAAGAAAAGGGCAAGCTACTAAAAGGAAGCCGTCTGGAAATCGCTTTTGTCGGCAGTACCTGTATGCCTTATCTGAAGCAGATTGACTGCTCAAAAGCTGTGGTCGTAGAGCCTGATGAGGAATTGTCCAAACTCTGGTCCTACCGTTTCGAAACTTCGGATGGCCGAACGCGCCATTGGCAGAATATCGAAGGCACTGTTCGGGAATTTGAATACGGCGGAACGGGAGCGGGCTTGGCATCAAACGCAGCCCTTGCCATCGCGGCGGCCTCCCATTTAGGCCGAGGTTGGGAGACTGTTGCCGAATCCCTACGGGATTGGCGTCCTGCCCAAATGAGAAACGAGTGGCGAAAGCTAGGGGACTGGAAAGTTTTCGTGGATTGCTACAACGCTAATCCGCTTTCGATGCGCGATTCGCTTGATACTTTCGTCCGAGAAACATCTGGCGAGGAAGCTCGATTTTACCTGATCGGATGCATGGAGGAACTGGGTGGCGAGTCCAAACGATTGCATGAAGAATTGGGGCGAGCTATTCCTTTCAGAAAACAAGATTTCCTGCTTGTGATTGGGGGCGAAGCGTCGAGCGTGTTGCACGGTATGAAATGCGCTGGGCGAGCGACAGATAATTGTATTGCGATCGAGACCGCGGAGGAGGCGACCGAACAGCTTCGGAACTTCTCCGGGAACGTCTTTCTGAAGGGAAGCCGCAAGTATCGGCTGGAGTCGGTGCTGCCTGTTTTGCAAGGAGGTGCGGCATGCTGA
- a CDS encoding UDP-N-acetylmuramoyl-L-alanyl-D-glutamate--2,6-diaminopimelate ligase, with product MNVNLQMPTKAKKLSAILGPKFAKAMKGQPDPKIERLAIDSRRVTPGSLFFALPGLKADGNSFVDEAISRGAVAVISSQPRRFRSSKTAFVTIENPRQTLAAVAREFYDKPDEALSLVGVTGTNGKTTVTYLVKQILANLGQRYGCLGTIGYDLVRRTVPSFRTTPESLDLCDLLNQMRGFECRGAVMEVSSHGIDQHRVAGLKFEVAAFLNLTRDHLDYHDDMESYYQVKRSFFLGEHGPQPKVAIMNLDDPYGERLVSEVPDDVEVITFGESPKADYRVSQIALSSGGSTFVLSCPDGEFEVNTSLVGRYNVSNTLAALAICGGLGLNVTNCVKDLSSFSGIPGRMQKVEAGQSSTVLVDYAHTEDALKNALSMLRDVTTGKLSVVFGCGGNRDRGKRPAMMRVANELADVSWATSDNPRNEKVEDIFQDMREGIVDGDRVHFVADRRRAIELALESCGEGDCLLIAGKGHESFQEYGETVIPFDDRKVAIELIENMRLGGRA from the coding sequence GTGAACGTAAATCTACAGATGCCAACCAAAGCGAAAAAGCTAAGCGCAATTTTGGGACCGAAGTTTGCCAAAGCCATGAAGGGGCAACCGGATCCTAAAATCGAGCGTCTGGCGATCGATAGCAGGCGAGTAACGCCCGGCAGCCTGTTTTTTGCATTACCTGGATTGAAGGCGGACGGGAACTCATTCGTCGACGAAGCGATTTCGCGTGGAGCGGTCGCGGTGATCTCCTCGCAACCCCGTCGATTCCGCAGCAGCAAGACCGCCTTTGTCACCATTGAAAACCCTCGCCAAACATTGGCAGCGGTAGCCCGTGAGTTTTATGATAAACCAGACGAAGCTCTTTCCTTAGTAGGGGTGACGGGGACGAACGGAAAAACGACCGTGACCTATCTGGTGAAGCAGATTCTGGCCAATCTCGGACAGCGTTACGGATGCTTGGGTACGATCGGGTACGATTTGGTCCGCCGGACCGTTCCCTCTTTTCGCACGACTCCGGAGTCCTTGGATCTTTGCGATTTACTCAACCAGATGAGGGGGTTCGAATGCCGCGGGGCGGTGATGGAGGTTAGCTCCCATGGGATTGATCAACATCGGGTTGCGGGCTTGAAGTTTGAAGTAGCCGCCTTTCTGAATTTGACGCGTGACCACCTAGACTACCACGACGACATGGAGAGCTACTACCAAGTGAAGCGTAGTTTTTTCCTTGGTGAGCACGGGCCCCAGCCAAAGGTGGCGATCATGAACCTAGATGATCCTTATGGCGAACGTTTGGTATCTGAGGTTCCCGATGACGTTGAGGTAATTACTTTCGGAGAATCTCCAAAGGCGGACTATCGGGTTAGCCAGATTGCACTCTCTTCGGGTGGCTCTACTTTTGTCTTGAGTTGCCCCGATGGCGAATTCGAGGTGAACACTTCCTTGGTCGGTCGATACAATGTTAGTAATACATTAGCTGCCTTGGCCATTTGTGGTGGCTTGGGTCTGAATGTGACTAACTGCGTGAAGGATTTGAGTTCCTTTTCAGGAATCCCTGGCCGTATGCAGAAAGTGGAGGCAGGACAGTCCTCAACAGTTTTAGTCGATTATGCTCACACGGAAGACGCTTTGAAAAATGCTCTCAGCATGTTGCGCGACGTGACGACTGGAAAGCTCAGCGTTGTCTTCGGTTGCGGAGGAAATCGCGACCGTGGAAAGCGTCCCGCCATGATGCGGGTAGCCAATGAGTTGGCGGACGTTTCTTGGGCGACATCAGACAACCCTAGAAATGAAAAGGTGGAGGATATTTTCCAAGACATGCGCGAAGGCATTGTCGATGGCGATCGGGTTCATTTTGTCGCGGATCGTCGGCGGGCCATCGAGCTCGCATTGGAGTCGTGTGGCGAAGGGGATTGCCTCTTAATCGCCGGAAAAGGTCATGAGTCTTTCCAGGAGTATGGTGAGACGGTAATTCCTTTTGACGATAGAAAGGTGGCGATCGAGCTGATCGAGAATATGCGATTGGGAGGTCGGGCCTGA
- a CDS encoding peptidoglycan D,D-transpeptidase FtsI family protein has protein sequence MASRPGTKFRFWILALLFFCGYGAIGYRLVELHAFKSPELVDELEQTRFRVLREMPRRGDIYDINGEILATSHIFLEVGVDRHEIKQSDWAKIPAIAKSLDLPVSKVQEAFGMVNGRMPDNLKSISPRWVRLKRRVEPRSFEGLAQMGIRCVTSTKSYEREYPQEGLAAHVLGFVRKDGQAAMGVEREFNYYLSGEEGWTETEIGAGRREMAQFRRRQVASTDGFNVVLTLDSYVQDVVEKELAEIAKKYKPQAATIIVSDPYTGEMLGLGNYPSFNPNTYSESDDNSRKNRALTDILEPGSTFKIVAAAAALEERVVTVDTEIDCSEAYAVMPDGYRVSLPGDDHAMGVLTVAQVISKSSNRGAAHLGFKLGDENFYDWVERFGFGEYSGFGLGVESRGILNPPDKWDRLTLSRMTMGHSIAATPIQIHMATSTLANGGVLMTPRVVAAITNYDGDVVAEFGPLPRRKVFSRDTARTVTQLLEEAASVRGTARKAVVEGYRVAGKTGTTQKIVGGRYSQKEHVGSFTGFFPANNPQVVITVIVDRANVYNSQGYRMTGYGGTVAAPSFSNIAKKLIPHYAISPSTSVDGFANLQSSTLHNGSN, from the coding sequence ATGGCTAGCCGTCCAGGAACTAAGTTTAGATTTTGGATACTCGCTCTTCTTTTCTTCTGTGGATATGGAGCGATAGGCTACCGCTTGGTCGAACTGCACGCTTTCAAGAGCCCCGAACTGGTTGACGAATTGGAACAGACTCGGTTTCGCGTTCTTCGCGAAATGCCGAGGCGAGGCGACATTTATGACATCAATGGAGAAATTCTCGCCACCAGTCATATTTTCCTAGAGGTCGGGGTGGATCGTCACGAGATCAAGCAAAGCGACTGGGCCAAAATACCCGCTATAGCGAAATCTCTCGATCTTCCTGTATCCAAAGTTCAGGAGGCGTTCGGTATGGTCAACGGGCGCATGCCGGATAATCTGAAGTCAATCAGCCCTCGTTGGGTTCGCCTGAAGCGTCGGGTCGAGCCACGCTCATTCGAAGGATTGGCTCAAATGGGGATCCGTTGCGTTACGAGCACCAAGAGCTACGAACGTGAATATCCTCAAGAAGGCCTTGCTGCTCACGTTCTTGGCTTTGTTCGTAAAGACGGCCAAGCCGCGATGGGAGTGGAACGAGAGTTCAACTACTACTTGAGCGGAGAAGAAGGTTGGACTGAGACTGAAATTGGAGCCGGCCGCCGCGAAATGGCTCAATTCAGAAGGAGGCAGGTCGCCTCTACCGATGGATTTAATGTGGTCCTAACCTTGGATTCTTATGTACAGGATGTAGTTGAAAAGGAACTAGCTGAGATTGCCAAAAAGTATAAGCCACAGGCTGCTACTATTATTGTTTCCGATCCTTATACAGGCGAGATGCTTGGATTGGGGAACTATCCGAGTTTCAACCCGAATACGTATTCTGAATCTGACGACAACTCCCGTAAGAATCGTGCCCTCACAGATATTTTAGAGCCCGGGTCCACTTTTAAGATCGTTGCCGCCGCAGCAGCTTTGGAAGAGCGCGTTGTAACTGTAGATACGGAGATCGATTGCTCGGAAGCCTATGCTGTCATGCCAGACGGTTATCGAGTGAGCTTGCCGGGCGATGATCATGCAATGGGCGTTTTGACCGTTGCTCAGGTCATTTCGAAATCTTCCAATCGCGGTGCCGCCCATCTCGGCTTCAAGCTAGGGGACGAGAACTTTTACGATTGGGTCGAGCGTTTCGGATTTGGCGAGTACAGTGGCTTTGGCCTCGGTGTGGAATCCAGAGGGATATTGAATCCGCCTGATAAGTGGGACCGCTTAACTTTGTCCCGCATGACGATGGGCCACTCTATCGCGGCGACGCCGATCCAGATCCACATGGCGACCTCTACTCTTGCCAACGGAGGGGTGCTAATGACGCCTCGCGTGGTGGCAGCTATAACTAATTACGATGGGGATGTCGTGGCGGAGTTTGGTCCGCTTCCACGCCGGAAAGTCTTTTCCAGGGATACGGCGCGTACAGTTACGCAGTTGCTTGAGGAAGCGGCTTCAGTCCGTGGAACAGCTCGTAAAGCGGTAGTGGAAGGCTATCGCGTGGCGGGTAAAACCGGTACGACGCAAAAGATCGTGGGCGGCCGCTATTCACAGAAGGAGCACGTCGGATCGTTTACGGGATTCTTTCCCGCAAATAATCCACAAGTTGTTATCACTGTGATAGTTGATCGGGCTAATGTTTACAATAGCCAAGGCTACCGGATGACGGGTTATGGAGGTACTGTAGCAGCTCCATCTTTCAGCAATATTGCGAAAAAGTTGATCCCGCACTATGCTATTTCACCGTCCACTTCAGTGGATGGCTTCGCGAACCTGCAATCCTCAACCCTCCACAACGGGAGCAATTGA
- the rsmH gene encoding 16S rRNA (cytosine(1402)-N(4))-methyltransferase RsmH: protein MEGHVPVLATETLEYLAPRDGGLYLDCTFGGGGHTELILNAADCTVVALDQDPQAVERSKELKSRYGDRFHFHRMNFESLDQLEEGPFDGALFDFGVSSFQLDQIDRGFSFRGEAPLDMRMNPEAGRSAAQWLASADRSELIHAIRGYAEEKNWRKIVDAIVTARGKGELNTTTQLADLVVSVTPARIRFSSKIHPATKVFQGIRIAINDEIGVIERGLPTAFERLKIGGILCSISFHSLEDRVAKTFYRRWAGRPEGANDNRPQDMREVLAELLGKKPITATESEIAENPRSRSAKLRVLRRLK from the coding sequence ATGGAAGGACATGTACCAGTTTTAGCAACCGAGACGCTCGAGTACCTTGCTCCGCGTGACGGTGGCTTGTATCTGGACTGCACCTTTGGTGGAGGAGGGCATACGGAACTGATTTTGAATGCAGCGGATTGCACCGTGGTAGCCTTGGATCAGGACCCTCAAGCTGTGGAGCGTTCGAAGGAATTGAAAAGTCGATACGGCGACCGCTTTCACTTTCACCGCATGAACTTCGAGTCCCTCGATCAGTTGGAAGAGGGACCCTTTGACGGGGCCTTGTTCGATTTCGGGGTTTCGTCTTTCCAATTGGATCAGATCGATCGCGGATTCTCGTTTCGAGGAGAAGCGCCTTTGGACATGCGTATGAATCCAGAGGCGGGACGTTCAGCCGCTCAGTGGCTTGCTTCTGCCGATCGCTCGGAGCTCATTCATGCGATTCGCGGATATGCGGAGGAAAAGAATTGGAGAAAGATCGTTGATGCAATTGTGACTGCCCGCGGTAAGGGTGAGCTGAATACGACCACTCAGCTTGCTGATTTGGTAGTCTCGGTAACGCCAGCAAGAATTCGCTTCTCATCAAAGATACATCCCGCGACCAAAGTCTTTCAAGGAATCCGCATTGCGATCAATGATGAGATTGGAGTTATCGAACGCGGGCTGCCTACAGCCTTCGAACGCCTTAAGATAGGAGGCATCCTTTGCTCGATCAGTTTTCATTCTCTAGAAGATCGCGTCGCGAAGACGTTTTACCGTCGTTGGGCCGGAAGACCTGAAGGGGCAAACGATAATAGACCGCAAGATATGCGGGAAGTTCTAGCGGAACTACTAGGCAAAAAGCCCATCACCGCAACTGAATCAGAGATAGCCGAAAACCCGCGAAGCCGTTCTGCCAAGCTTCGTGTACTGAGACGCCTAAAGTAG
- a CDS encoding division/cell wall cluster transcriptional repressor MraZ: MSALGRPIFVGKHQRNLDSKNRLTIPSKWRFDGDTEDVYLAFPDPTSGSIHVLPPSRVQKLMELMESQNLSDEDLSTLQDKLFSEAHSFGCDKQGRVNLTEELLAHAGITKEVMIVGRLTDFRIWSPDRWSSVDPKANNDDMSKLMKLAGI; this comes from the coding sequence ATGAGCGCCTTGGGCAGACCAATTTTCGTTGGCAAACACCAACGAAACCTTGATTCGAAGAATCGTCTCACGATCCCTTCGAAATGGCGCTTTGATGGGGACACAGAAGACGTGTATCTGGCATTCCCGGACCCAACCAGCGGGTCGATCCATGTACTACCGCCTTCGCGAGTTCAGAAGCTCATGGAGTTGATGGAGTCTCAAAACCTGAGCGACGAAGATCTGTCCACTTTGCAGGACAAGCTCTTCTCGGAAGCTCATTCATTTGGCTGTGATAAGCAGGGCCGAGTCAACTTGACCGAAGAGTTGCTCGCTCATGCTGGTATCACCAAGGAGGTCATGATCGTAGGCCGCCTTACCGATTTTCGCATTTGGTCACCGGACAGATGGAGCTCCGTGGATCCGAAGGCGAACAACGACGACATGAGCAAGCTGATGAAGCTTGCTGGGATCTAA
- a CDS encoding gamma-butyrobetaine hydroxylase-like domain-containing protein, producing the protein MKPPKNIQLIGNEIAILWDDESETYIQSPVLRAASPSAETAGERDILGVLHGGEHGKDYSQVRVLSWQFVGNYAIRFKFSDGHATGLYSFDLIKSLGD; encoded by the coding sequence ATGAAACCTCCGAAAAACATTCAGCTCATCGGCAATGAAATCGCCATTCTCTGGGATGACGAAAGCGAGACCTACATACAAAGCCCTGTCCTTCGAGCCGCCTCTCCCAGTGCGGAAACCGCCGGAGAGAGAGACATCCTAGGTGTCCTGCACGGCGGGGAGCACGGTAAGGACTATTCTCAAGTACGCGTCCTGAGCTGGCAGTTCGTAGGCAACTACGCGATCCGCTTCAAATTCTCGGATGGACACGCCACCGGGCTCTACAGCTTCGATCTTATCAAAAGTCTCGGAGACTGA
- a CDS encoding HAD-IA family hydrolase, producing the protein MRFDSIKAVTFDAAHTLYHPYPSVGAIYREVMQRHGLAYPADQLQEGFKRAFRCVSKDRSILDGERREWSYWKSIVGESISHFSPPPEDFDALFEDIWEEFSHGDRWRAEPTAAATLDALRKRGYQTALLTNWDSRVRQVVEETGFSDKFDALFISSEIGFEKPDPKIFQHCQRELNLAPHEILHVGDSLQHDIEGARNSGWHALRICGEEEKTSSASNVPTIKDISETLRFLRV; encoded by the coding sequence ATGCGGTTCGATAGCATAAAAGCGGTCACCTTCGACGCCGCCCACACCCTTTACCACCCTTATCCTTCCGTAGGGGCCATTTACCGCGAAGTCATGCAAAGACACGGCTTGGCCTATCCAGCCGATCAGCTGCAGGAGGGCTTCAAGAGAGCTTTCCGCTGCGTAAGCAAAGATCGCTCGATCCTAGATGGAGAAAGAAGGGAGTGGAGCTACTGGAAATCCATCGTTGGTGAATCCATCTCCCATTTCTCCCCACCACCCGAGGACTTCGACGCCCTCTTCGAGGATATTTGGGAAGAATTTTCTCACGGTGATAGATGGAGAGCCGAGCCAACTGCCGCAGCCACACTGGACGCTTTGAGAAAGCGCGGCTACCAAACCGCCCTCCTCACGAACTGGGACAGTCGCGTACGGCAGGTCGTCGAGGAAACGGGGTTCTCCGACAAATTCGACGCCTTGTTCATTTCGAGCGAAATCGGATTCGAAAAGCCCGATCCGAAGATTTTTCAGCACTGCCAAAGGGAGCTCAACCTTGCCCCTCACGAGATTCTCCACGTGGGAGACAGTTTGCAGCACGATATCGAAGGCGCCCGTAATTCGGGCTGGCACGCCCTCAGAATATGCGGGGAGGAAGAAAAAACCTCCTCGGCCTCCAATGTGCCCACGATCAAGGATATCTCGGAGACCCTCAGATTCCTGAGGGTCTGA